The Streptomyces sp. NBC_00691 genome has a segment encoding these proteins:
- a CDS encoding MFS transporter, translating into MASTVISDKRPGYGQLLRTPGALSFLLPGFAARQPFAMLTIGIVLLVQHTTGSFGSAGAVAAVTGVSMALFAPQSGKLADRFGQRAVLIPGVLVHTASVSLLVVLALSGAPLWALFLAAVPAGASVPQVGPMVRARWAAKLDGTPLMPTAAAFESVTDEFTFVVGPVLATALCTGVHPAAGLIAEAALTLFGGLFFAAQRATQPAFGISAAGSSEPHRSALSIPGVRVLVVAFLGIGSVFGGMQVSLTAFTEEIGNPGANGLLYGVFAAGNMLAGIAMGAVAWKTGPRRRLILGYAGLTVAASLLWTTHSVLLLGALGLVVGLCIAPALITGYTIVETLIPASARTEAFTWLTGAVALGQAAAVTVAGRLADEHGASTGFLVPMVGTALALATLLALRSRLTPRETSRVAARGIGHRVPVAVD; encoded by the coding sequence GTGGCGTCCACGGTCATCTCGGACAAGCGGCCCGGCTACGGGCAGCTGCTGCGCACACCCGGTGCGCTGTCCTTCCTGCTCCCCGGCTTCGCCGCCCGGCAGCCCTTCGCGATGCTGACCATCGGCATCGTCCTGCTCGTCCAGCACACCACCGGTTCCTTCGGCAGCGCCGGCGCCGTCGCCGCCGTCACCGGTGTCTCGATGGCGCTGTTCGCCCCGCAGAGCGGCAAGCTCGCCGACCGCTTCGGCCAGCGCGCCGTCCTGATCCCCGGCGTCCTCGTCCACACCGCCTCCGTCTCCCTGCTCGTGGTGCTCGCCCTGAGCGGCGCCCCGCTCTGGGCCCTGTTCCTCGCCGCCGTGCCCGCCGGCGCCTCCGTGCCGCAGGTCGGACCGATGGTCCGGGCCCGCTGGGCCGCCAAGCTGGACGGCACCCCGCTGATGCCGACGGCCGCGGCCTTCGAGTCCGTCACCGACGAGTTCACCTTCGTCGTCGGCCCCGTCCTCGCCACCGCCCTCTGCACCGGCGTCCACCCCGCCGCCGGCCTGATCGCCGAGGCGGCGCTCACCCTCTTCGGCGGGCTCTTCTTCGCCGCGCAGCGCGCCACCCAGCCCGCGTTCGGGATCTCCGCGGCCGGCTCCTCCGAGCCGCACCGCTCGGCCCTCTCCATCCCCGGCGTCCGCGTCCTCGTCGTCGCCTTCCTCGGCATCGGCTCCGTCTTCGGCGGCATGCAGGTCTCCCTCACCGCCTTCACCGAGGAGATCGGCAACCCCGGCGCCAACGGCCTGCTGTACGGGGTCTTCGCCGCCGGCAACATGCTCGCGGGCATCGCCATGGGCGCCGTCGCCTGGAAGACCGGCCCCCGCCGCCGCCTGATCCTCGGCTACGCCGGCCTCACCGTCGCCGCGTCGCTGCTGTGGACCACGCACTCGGTGCTGCTCCTCGGCGCCCTCGGCCTGGTCGTGGGCCTGTGCATCGCCCCGGCCCTGATCACCGGCTACACGATCGTCGAGACCCTGATCCCGGCGTCCGCCCGTACCGAGGCCTTCACCTGGCTCACCGGCGCCGTCGCGCTCGGCCAGGCCGCGGCCGTCACGGTCGCCGGCCGACTCGCCGACGAGCACGGCGCGAGCACCGGATTCCTGGTGCCGATGGTGGGCACCGCGCTCGCCCTGGCCACGCTCCTCGCCCTGCGGTCGCGCCTCACGCCGCGCGAGACGAGCCGCGTCGCGGCGCGTGGTATCGGTCACCGCGTGCCGGTGGCGGTGGACTGA
- a CDS encoding FmdB family zinc ribbon protein, translated as MPTYQYQCTECGEGLEAVQKFTDDALTECPQCKGRLKKVFSAVGIVFKGSGFYRNDSRGSSSSSSPAASKSSTPSSAPSTSDAKPAASTSSSTASASSTSSSSTGSSAA; from the coding sequence GTGCCGACCTACCAGTACCAGTGCACCGAGTGCGGCGAAGGCCTCGAGGCGGTGCAGAAGTTCACCGATGACGCGCTGACCGAGTGCCCCCAGTGCAAGGGCCGCCTGAAGAAGGTGTTCTCGGCCGTCGGCATCGTCTTCAAGGGATCCGGCTTCTACCGGAACGACAGCCGCGGTTCGTCGTCCAGCAGCTCGCCGGCCGCGTCGAAGTCCTCGACCCCGTCGTCGGCCCCGTCGACGTCGGACGCGAAGCCGGCCGCGTCGACCTCTTCGTCGACCGCCTCCGCCTCCTCGACGTCCTCGTCGAGCACCGGAAGCTCGGCCGCCTGA
- a CDS encoding S-methyl-5'-thioadenosine phosphorylase, producing the protein MANQGAYADIGVIGGSGFYSFLEDVTEVSVDTPYGSPSDSLFLGEIAGRRVAFLPRHGRSHSVPPHRINYRANLWALRSAGVRQILGPCAVGGLREEYGPGTLVVPDQLVDRTKARAQTYFDGEPRVDGVIPRVVHVTFADPYCPDGRRVAVKAARGQGWDPVDGGTMVVIEGPRFSTRAESRWHAAAGWSVVGMTGHPEAVLARELGLCYTSLALVTDLDAGAETGEGVSHNEVLRVFGENVGRLREVLFDAVGALPATLDRDCLCTHAHDGWDLGIELP; encoded by the coding sequence ATGGCGAACCAAGGTGCGTACGCGGACATCGGCGTGATCGGCGGCTCCGGCTTCTACTCCTTCCTGGAGGACGTCACGGAGGTGTCCGTCGACACCCCGTACGGCAGCCCCAGCGACTCCCTCTTCCTCGGCGAGATCGCAGGCCGCCGGGTCGCCTTCCTCCCCCGCCACGGCCGGAGCCACAGCGTCCCGCCGCACCGCATCAACTACCGCGCCAACCTCTGGGCCCTGCGCTCCGCGGGCGTCCGACAGATCCTCGGGCCCTGCGCGGTCGGCGGGCTGCGCGAGGAGTACGGGCCGGGCACGCTCGTCGTCCCGGACCAGCTCGTCGACCGGACGAAGGCCCGCGCGCAGACCTACTTCGACGGGGAGCCGCGGGTCGACGGGGTCATACCGCGCGTCGTCCACGTGACCTTCGCCGACCCGTACTGCCCGGACGGGCGGCGGGTCGCGGTCAAGGCCGCCCGGGGCCAGGGCTGGGACCCGGTCGACGGCGGCACGATGGTCGTGATCGAGGGGCCCCGCTTCTCCACCCGGGCCGAGTCACGGTGGCACGCGGCGGCCGGCTGGTCGGTCGTCGGCATGACCGGTCACCCCGAGGCCGTCCTCGCCCGCGAGCTGGGCCTCTGCTACACCTCGCTGGCGCTCGTCACCGACCTGGACGCGGGCGCCGAGACCGGCGAGGGCGTCTCCCACAACGAGGTGCTGCGGGTGTTCGGCGAGAACGTGGGCCGGCTGCGCGAGGTGCTGTTCGACGCGGTGGGCGCGCTGCCCGCGACGCTGGACCGGGACTGCCTGTGCACCCACGCACACGACGGCTGGGACCTGGGGATCGAACTGCCGTGA